From one Streptomyces sp. ICC1 genomic stretch:
- a CDS encoding glycoside hydrolase family 3 N-terminal domain-containing protein: protein MTEPWRDPLIPVSVRVADLLKRMTLEEKAGQLTGFWALPSDPGTPVAPMEDDSGESAPGLDDIVAHGLGQLTRVYGTAPIAAEAGMERLASLQRQVTGSGRFGIPAVAHEECLTGFMTFGATVFPGPLAWGASFDPGLVRRMAAAIGAGMRQVGVHQGLAPVLDVVRDYRWGRTEECIGEDPYLVGAIGTAYVQGLEGAGIVATLKHFAGYSASRGGRNMAPVSSGPREFADVLVEPFVRALREGGARSVMNSYTDVDGVPVAADPRLLTELLRGELGFSGVVVADYYAVSFLETRHGVTGSRGAAGSLALTAGIDVELPTARCYGEPLTELVRSGVVSEELIDRAAERVLLQKAELGLLDPGWEPVKPEPVDLDPPENRALARLLAERSTVLLANDGILPLRPCRVAISGPYADDPQSFLGCYSFPNHVALPGDLGLHIPTLGEALTAGGFAVTDDDPDVNVLVLGDRAGMFGRGTSGEGCDAETLDLPGDQAALADTVLDSGVPTVLVLVSGRPYALGTLAERASAVVQAFFPGEEGGTALARIISGAAEPSGRLPVSIPRQAGGQPGTYLHARLGGHTEWSSVDPTPLFPFGHGLSWTSFTCSELSVDPVAATDGAVSVSVTVRNVGEVAGTEVVQLYLSDPVASVVRPQRWLAGFARVELRPGAAARVTFSVHADRTSFTGLDLRRRVEPGEIGVAVGRSSGDLPLHGSFTLEGPVRHPAADRVLSVPVEIVPVP from the coding sequence TTGACCGAGCCCTGGCGTGACCCCCTCATACCCGTGTCCGTACGAGTCGCCGATCTGCTGAAACGGATGACGCTGGAAGAGAAGGCGGGTCAGCTCACCGGATTCTGGGCGCTGCCCTCGGATCCGGGGACACCGGTCGCGCCGATGGAGGACGATTCCGGCGAGTCCGCGCCCGGCCTGGACGACATCGTCGCCCACGGGCTCGGCCAGCTCACCCGGGTGTACGGCACCGCGCCGATCGCCGCGGAGGCCGGGATGGAGCGGCTCGCCTCGCTCCAGCGGCAGGTGACCGGATCCGGCCGGTTCGGGATCCCGGCGGTCGCTCACGAGGAGTGCCTGACCGGGTTCATGACGTTCGGGGCGACGGTCTTCCCCGGGCCACTGGCCTGGGGAGCCTCCTTCGATCCCGGGCTCGTGCGCCGGATGGCCGCTGCCATCGGGGCGGGGATGCGGCAGGTCGGCGTCCACCAAGGGCTGGCTCCGGTGCTCGACGTGGTCCGCGACTACCGGTGGGGCAGGACCGAGGAGTGCATCGGCGAGGATCCCTATCTCGTCGGAGCGATCGGCACCGCCTACGTGCAGGGTTTGGAGGGCGCCGGGATCGTGGCGACGCTCAAGCACTTCGCCGGGTACTCGGCCTCGCGCGGCGGCCGGAACATGGCCCCCGTCTCCTCGGGGCCGCGCGAGTTCGCCGACGTACTGGTCGAGCCCTTCGTACGGGCGCTGCGCGAGGGGGGCGCCCGGTCGGTGATGAACAGCTACACCGACGTGGACGGCGTCCCGGTGGCCGCCGATCCACGGCTGCTGACCGAACTGCTGAGGGGTGAGCTCGGTTTCAGTGGTGTGGTCGTCGCCGACTACTACGCCGTCTCCTTCCTGGAGACCCGGCACGGCGTCACCGGATCGCGGGGCGCGGCCGGCTCGCTGGCGTTGACCGCCGGAATCGACGTCGAGCTGCCCACGGCCCGCTGCTACGGCGAGCCGCTGACCGAACTCGTCCGGTCGGGAGTCGTGTCCGAGGAACTCATCGATCGGGCCGCGGAACGGGTCCTGCTGCAGAAGGCCGAGCTCGGCCTGCTCGACCCCGGCTGGGAACCCGTCAAGCCCGAGCCGGTCGACCTCGACCCGCCGGAAAACCGGGCATTGGCCAGGCTCCTGGCCGAACGGTCCACCGTGCTGCTCGCCAACGACGGCATCCTGCCGCTGCGGCCGTGCCGGGTCGCGATCAGCGGGCCGTACGCGGACGACCCCCAGTCCTTCCTCGGCTGCTACTCCTTCCCCAACCACGTCGCGCTGCCCGGCGACCTCGGGCTGCACATCCCGACGCTCGGTGAGGCGCTCACCGCTGGCGGGTTCGCAGTCACCGACGACGATCCGGACGTGAACGTGCTGGTACTCGGGGACCGGGCCGGCATGTTCGGCCGGGGCACCTCCGGAGAAGGCTGCGACGCCGAGACCCTCGACCTGCCCGGCGACCAGGCCGCGCTCGCCGACACCGTTCTGGACTCCGGGGTGCCGACCGTTCTGGTCCTCGTCTCCGGACGGCCCTACGCACTCGGCACGCTGGCCGAGCGCGCATCGGCCGTGGTGCAGGCCTTCTTCCCCGGCGAGGAGGGCGGGACGGCGCTGGCCCGGATCATCAGCGGGGCCGCGGAACCGTCCGGGCGGCTGCCCGTCTCCATCCCCCGCCAGGCCGGCGGCCAGCCCGGCACCTACCTGCACGCCCGGCTAGGCGGGCACACCGAATGGAGCTCGGTGGACCCGACCCCGCTGTTCCCCTTCGGGCACGGGCTGAGCTGGACCAGCTTCACCTGCTCGGAGCTCTCCGTGGATCCCGTCGCCGCGACGGACGGGGCCGTCTCCGTTTCGGTCACCGTGCGCAACGTCGGCGAGGTGGCCGGGACCGAAGTGGTCCAGCTGTACCTCTCCGATCCCGTGGCGTCCGTCGTCCGGCCGCAGCGGTGGCTCGCCGGATTCGCCAGGGTCGAGCTGCGGCCGGGCGCGGCCGCCCGGGTCACCTTCTCGGTCCATGCCGACCGGACCTCCTTCACCGGGCTGGACCTGCGCAGAAGAGTGGAGCCCGGGGAGATCGGCGTGGCCGTCGGACGGTCCAGCGGCGATCTTCCGCTCCACGGCTCCTTCACTCTGGAGGGCCCCGTACGCCACCCCGCGGCCGACCGGGTGCTGTCCGTTCCGGTCGAGATCGTCCCGGTTCCATGA
- a CDS encoding glycoside hydrolase family 43 protein, translating to MTTSCDDPVFGDPVLPGFRPDPSVCRVGADHYLVTSSFEWFPGLPVFHSRDLVNWRRIGSALDRASQLDLDGCEPSRGLFAPTIRHHDGVFHLVCTLMDGPGHFVVTATDPAGPWSEPQWLEGEGFDPSLFFDDGPDEGEGQGDGEGDGDRDGDGDGRAWFTAARVVDEAAGRTEIWMREYLPRERRLTGPEYVLWSGSHPDARWSEAPHLYQTGGTYLLVTAEGGTDVDHSVVAARSTRVTGPYEGAPGNPVLPPAKGPVTCTGHADLVQTPNGDWRAVLLGVRPGSALGRETFLSRITWDAGWPVFSPVAHTDLRRPVHDDFATLGADWSTLRTPPARFWTTGDGLRLQLRPERLGERTTPSLLARPQEQPDCDVSTELRFAPTAPEEQAGLAVVLDDEAHLLFLRTAEGLILRRGAEVLAGVRVPPGPVRLGVRIRGLSHTFAHAAPDGAWQDLTTVEATFLTPLFTSIQLGLYATSNGRPSTNQAHFTSFDITYPAPPEPPGRR from the coding sequence ATGACCACGTCGTGCGATGACCCCGTCTTCGGTGATCCCGTGCTGCCCGGGTTCCGGCCCGACCCGTCCGTCTGCCGGGTGGGAGCGGACCACTACCTGGTGACGTCCAGCTTCGAATGGTTCCCCGGCCTGCCCGTGTTCCACAGCCGCGATCTCGTGAACTGGCGGCGCATCGGCTCCGCGCTCGACCGGGCGTCCCAGCTCGACCTCGACGGGTGCGAGCCCTCACGGGGTCTGTTCGCACCGACGATCCGGCACCATGACGGGGTCTTCCACCTCGTCTGCACGCTGATGGACGGCCCCGGCCATTTCGTCGTCACGGCGACCGACCCGGCGGGGCCGTGGTCGGAACCCCAATGGTTGGAGGGCGAGGGCTTCGACCCTTCGCTGTTCTTCGACGACGGACCGGACGAGGGCGAAGGGCAGGGGGACGGGGAGGGCGACGGCGACCGGGACGGCGACGGCGACGGCCGGGCCTGGTTCACGGCCGCACGAGTCGTGGACGAGGCCGCGGGCCGCACCGAGATCTGGATGCGCGAATACCTCCCCCGGGAACGACGGCTGACGGGACCCGAGTACGTCCTGTGGTCGGGGAGCCACCCCGACGCCCGATGGTCGGAGGCCCCGCACCTCTACCAGACCGGCGGCACCTACCTATTGGTCACCGCCGAGGGCGGCACCGATGTGGACCACAGCGTGGTGGCCGCCCGCTCCACCCGCGTGACCGGCCCCTACGAGGGCGCCCCCGGCAATCCGGTGCTACCGCCCGCCAAGGGTCCGGTCACCTGCACCGGGCACGCCGACCTCGTCCAAACCCCGAACGGCGACTGGCGGGCCGTCCTCCTGGGCGTCCGCCCCGGCTCCGCCCTCGGCCGCGAGACCTTCCTCAGCCGGATCACCTGGGACGCGGGCTGGCCGGTCTTCTCCCCCGTCGCCCACACGGACCTCCGCCGCCCCGTCCACGACGACTTCGCCACGCTCGGCGCGGACTGGAGCACCCTGCGCACCCCACCCGCGCGGTTCTGGACCACCGGCGACGGGCTCCGCCTCCAGCTCCGCCCCGAACGCCTGGGCGAGCGCACCACCCCTTCCCTCCTGGCCCGCCCACAGGAGCAGCCCGACTGCGACGTCTCCACCGAGCTGCGCTTCGCCCCCACCGCACCGGAGGAACAGGCGGGCCTCGCCGTGGTCCTGGACGACGAGGCCCATCTCCTCTTCCTCCGCACCGCGGAAGGACTCATCCTCCGCCGCGGGGCCGAGGTCCTGGCCGGCGTTCGGGTCCCCCCGGGCCCCGTTCGCCTGGGGGTCCGCATCCGCGGGCTCAGCCACACCTTCGCCCACGCGGCGCCCGACGGAGCCTGGCAGGACCTGACCACCGTCGAAGCCACCTTCCTGACCCCGCTGTTCACCAGCATCCAGCTCGGCCTCTACGCCACCTCCAACGGTCGTCCCTCCACCAACCAAGCCCATTTCACGTCGTTCGACATCACGTACCCGGCCCCACCGGAACCGCCGGGCAGGCGCTGA
- a CDS encoding beta-L-arabinofuranosidase domain-containing protein: MPVPPLSRRAMIKATGVAAVAAAVGPVLGTVSAAAQTPPVRSDFGVSTFPFDLGQVQLTSSRWLDNQNRTLAYLRFIDVDRLLYNFRANHRLSTNAAAPTGGWDDPAFPFRTHVQGHFLTAWAQAYAAVGDTTCRDKADRMVAELAKCQANNSTAGFSAGYLSGFPEADFTSLEAGTLNNGNVPYYCVHKTMAGLLDVWRLIGNTQARDVLLALAGWVDRRTAALSQSRMQSLMGVEFGGMNEVLADLHQQTGDARWLTTAQRFDHAAVFDPLAANLDQLNGLHANTQVPKWIGAVREYKATGTTRYRDIAANAWTICTTSHTYAIGGNSQAEHFRAPNAISGFLVPDTCELCNSYNMLKLTRELWQLDPGRASYFDFYEKALLNHVIGAQNPADPHGHVTYFTPLNPGGRRGKGPAWGGGTWSTDYGTFWCCQGTGIESNTKLMDSIYFHDGSTTLTVNLFLPSVLSWTQRGITVTQTTSYPADDTTTLKVTGGVGGTWSMRVRIPGWTSGATLSVNGVAQAVTASPGSYATLTRSWTSGDTVTVKLPMRVALQAANDSPGVAAITYGPAVLAGNYGSTTLSSLPALDPSSITRTSSTALAFTATANGTKVDLAPFHDAQGFNYSVYWRTDSPGFRLVNAASGLVLGIRNMSTADGGLALQWTDSGTADHVWTLLVDGTALRLRNLNSGKVLGVKDMSTADNAPVLQWADTGTADHRWTVVDAGNGYHKLQNVHTGKLLGIEGGSTANGAAAVQVPDTGAPAGQWQFVPDGARRIQNVASGRVLGVRDMSTADGGLAIQWDDNGTADHLWTAVIDTGGHLRLRNSHSGKVLAVENGDTANGARIVQWADNGAADHRWRLRHGGGDTFRIQCANSGRVLGVSGASTTQGAQTVLWDDNGTSDHLWRFI, from the coding sequence ATGCCGGTTCCCCCCTTAAGCCGCCGCGCCATGATCAAGGCGACCGGCGTCGCGGCCGTGGCCGCCGCTGTCGGCCCCGTACTGGGCACCGTCTCCGCGGCGGCGCAGACACCCCCGGTCAGGTCCGACTTCGGAGTGTCGACGTTCCCGTTCGACCTGGGTCAGGTCCAGCTCACCAGCAGCCGCTGGCTCGACAATCAGAACCGCACCCTGGCCTATCTCCGCTTCATCGACGTCGACCGCCTGCTGTACAACTTCCGCGCCAACCACCGGCTCTCCACCAACGCCGCGGCCCCGACCGGAGGATGGGACGACCCGGCGTTCCCCTTCCGCACCCACGTGCAGGGCCACTTCCTCACGGCATGGGCCCAGGCCTACGCCGCGGTCGGGGACACCACCTGCCGCGACAAGGCCGACCGCATGGTGGCCGAACTCGCCAAGTGCCAAGCCAACAACTCCACCGCGGGCTTCTCCGCCGGCTACCTGTCGGGCTTTCCCGAGGCCGACTTCACCAGCCTCGAAGCAGGCACACTGAACAACGGCAACGTCCCGTACTACTGCGTCCACAAGACCATGGCCGGTCTGCTCGACGTGTGGCGCCTCATCGGCAACACGCAGGCCCGCGACGTGCTCCTCGCGCTCGCCGGCTGGGTCGACCGGCGCACCGCAGCGCTCAGCCAGAGCAGGATGCAGTCGTTGATGGGCGTCGAGTTCGGCGGCATGAACGAGGTGCTGGCCGACCTCCACCAACAGACCGGCGACGCACGCTGGCTGACCACCGCCCAGCGGTTCGACCACGCGGCGGTCTTCGACCCCCTCGCCGCGAACCTGGACCAGCTGAACGGTCTGCACGCCAACACGCAGGTGCCCAAGTGGATCGGAGCCGTCCGCGAGTACAAGGCCACCGGGACGACCCGCTACCGCGACATCGCCGCCAACGCGTGGACGATCTGCACCACCTCGCACACGTACGCCATCGGCGGCAACAGCCAGGCGGAACACTTCCGAGCCCCGAACGCCATCTCCGGCTTCCTCGTCCCCGACACCTGCGAGCTCTGCAACTCCTACAACATGCTCAAGCTGACCCGAGAACTGTGGCAGCTGGACCCCGGCCGGGCGTCGTACTTCGACTTCTACGAGAAGGCACTGCTCAACCACGTCATCGGCGCCCAGAACCCGGCCGACCCCCACGGGCACGTCACCTACTTCACCCCCCTCAACCCGGGCGGCCGCCGTGGCAAGGGCCCGGCCTGGGGCGGCGGCACCTGGAGCACCGACTACGGCACGTTCTGGTGCTGCCAGGGAACGGGCATCGAGTCCAACACGAAGCTGATGGACTCCATCTACTTCCACGACGGCAGCACCACCCTCACCGTGAACCTGTTCCTCCCCTCCGTCCTGAGCTGGACCCAGCGAGGCATCACCGTCACCCAGACCACCTCCTACCCGGCAGACGACACCACGACGCTCAAGGTCACCGGCGGCGTCGGCGGGACCTGGTCGATGCGCGTCCGCATCCCCGGATGGACTTCGGGCGCCACCCTCAGCGTCAACGGCGTCGCCCAGGCCGTCACTGCCAGTCCGGGCAGCTACGCCACGCTCACCCGGTCCTGGACCTCGGGCGACACCGTCACCGTGAAGCTCCCCATGCGCGTGGCCCTCCAGGCCGCCAACGACAGCCCCGGTGTCGCGGCGATCACGTACGGCCCCGCCGTCCTCGCCGGCAACTACGGCAGCACCACGCTGTCCTCCCTCCCGGCCCTGGACCCCTCTTCGATCACCCGAACCAGCAGCACCGCCCTCGCCTTCACGGCCACCGCCAACGGGACGAAGGTCGACCTCGCCCCCTTCCACGACGCCCAGGGCTTCAACTACAGCGTCTACTGGCGGACCGACAGTCCCGGCTTCCGTCTCGTCAACGCGGCCAGCGGGCTCGTCCTCGGCATCCGGAACATGTCCACCGCCGACGGGGGCCTCGCCCTGCAGTGGACCGACTCCGGCACCGCCGACCACGTCTGGACCCTCCTCGTGGACGGCACCGCACTGCGGCTGCGCAACCTCAACAGCGGCAAGGTCCTCGGCGTGAAGGACATGTCCACCGCCGACAACGCCCCGGTCCTCCAGTGGGCCGACACCGGCACCGCCGACCACCGTTGGACCGTCGTCGACGCCGGCAACGGCTACCACAAGCTTCAAAACGTCCACACCGGCAAGCTGCTGGGCATCGAAGGCGGCTCCACCGCCAACGGCGCCGCAGCCGTACAGGTGCCCGACACCGGCGCCCCCGCCGGCCAGTGGCAGTTCGTCCCCGACGGCGCCAGGCGCATCCAGAACGTCGCCAGCGGGCGGGTACTCGGTGTGCGGGACATGTCCACCGCCGACGGCGGCCTCGCCATCCAGTGGGACGACAACGGCACCGCCGACCATCTCTGGACGGCCGTAATCGACACCGGCGGCCACTTGCGCCTGCGCAACTCCCACAGCGGCAAGGTCCTCGCCGTGGAGAACGGCGACACCGCCAACGGCGCCCGGATCGTCCAGTGGGCGGACAACGGCGCCGCCGACCACCGGTGGCGCCTGCGCCACGGCGGCGGCGACACCTTCAGGATCCAGTGCGCCAACAGCGGCCGCGTCCTCGGCGTCTCCGGCGCCTCCACCACCCAGGGAGCACAGACCGTCCTCTGGGACGACAACGGCACCAGCGACCACCTGTGGCGATTCATCTGA
- a CDS encoding LacI family DNA-binding transcriptional regulator, translating to MEPSHKRMPTLDEVAARAGVSRTAASRVINNAPHVSRAKREAVQRAVRELDFVPNPSAQALASRRVGAVVLAVSSDEPGLFADPFFAEVIVGVSAALEQTELELILLLANTPRGRERFERLLRSRRADGVMLMALRGDDPLGRLGEEVDLPVVFGGLPLTGEPTWYVDADNRGGARLAAEHFARTGRRRPVMITGQVDTRASVAREEGFTDGLTLSGLPLLGVEPGQFTEDGGAEAMERLLRAHPDPDAVFAASDAMAIGALRTLRERGLRVPEDVAVIGFNDLASARHTSPPLTTVHQPVRALGQEMARMLVSAIEGHRPTPLILPTRLTVRESAPDLPASA from the coding sequence ATGGAGCCGTCACACAAGCGCATGCCGACTCTCGACGAGGTGGCCGCACGTGCCGGTGTGTCGCGCACTGCGGCCTCCCGGGTGATAAACAACGCCCCGCACGTCAGCCGCGCCAAGCGGGAGGCGGTCCAACGGGCGGTGCGCGAACTGGACTTCGTGCCCAACCCCTCCGCGCAGGCCCTCGCGAGCCGCAGGGTCGGAGCGGTGGTGCTGGCGGTCTCCAGCGACGAGCCGGGGCTGTTCGCGGATCCGTTCTTCGCGGAGGTCATCGTCGGCGTCAGCGCGGCGCTGGAGCAGACCGAACTGGAACTGATCCTGCTGCTGGCCAACACCCCGCGCGGCCGGGAGAGGTTCGAGCGGTTGCTGCGCTCCCGCCGGGCCGACGGCGTCATGCTGATGGCGCTGCGGGGCGACGATCCGCTGGGACGCCTGGGCGAGGAGGTCGATCTCCCCGTCGTCTTCGGCGGACTCCCGCTCACCGGCGAGCCCACCTGGTACGTGGACGCCGACAACCGGGGCGGCGCCCGCCTGGCCGCCGAGCACTTCGCGCGCACCGGCCGCCGACGCCCCGTCATGATCACCGGACAGGTGGACACCAGGGCCTCCGTCGCGCGGGAGGAGGGGTTCACCGACGGTCTGACGCTGTCCGGCCTGCCGCTGCTCGGTGTCGAGCCCGGGCAGTTCACCGAGGACGGCGGCGCCGAGGCGATGGAGCGACTGCTCCGGGCGCACCCCGATCCCGACGCGGTGTTCGCGGCCTCCGACGCGATGGCCATCGGCGCTCTGCGCACCTTGCGGGAACGGGGGCTCCGGGTTCCCGAGGACGTCGCGGTGATCGGCTTCAACGACCTGGCGAGCGCCCGGCACACCAGCCCGCCGCTGACCACGGTCCATCAGCCGGTGCGGGCGCTGGGCCAGGAGATGGCCAGGATGCTGGTCAGTGCCATCGAAGGACACCGCCCCACCCCGCTGATCCTCCCGACCCGCCTGACCGTGCGCGAGTCCGCCCCCGATCTGCCCGCGTCGGCCTGA
- a CDS encoding glycoside hydrolase family 6 protein: MRKPVRATSALLAGVLAAGLAVINAGPAYAADPTTMTSGFYADPDNSALRWTNANPGDGRAAAIRTSIANTPAARWFGNWSGDIGTATGAYVGRADSYDKLPILVAYNIPHRDICAGHSGGGAGSRAAYDAWIAAFASGIGSRPAVVVLEPDALGHESCMTAAQIAERNAMLKNAIDQFKAKAPNTWVYLDAGNPGWVDATTMARQLAAAGVGGARGFVLNVSNYFTTGQNTSYGNAVNSALGSYGYTKPFVVDTSRNGNGSNGQWCNPAGRRIGTPSQRGGGAEMLLWIKVPGESDGNCGVGAGSSAGQFLPEVAYKMIYGY, translated from the coding sequence ATGCGCAAGCCCGTCCGAGCCACATCCGCCCTGCTGGCCGGTGTCCTAGCCGCCGGCCTCGCCGTGATCAACGCGGGCCCGGCGTACGCCGCCGACCCGACCACCATGACCAGCGGCTTCTACGCCGACCCCGACAACTCCGCCCTGCGGTGGACCAACGCGAACCCCGGCGACGGGCGGGCGGCGGCGATCCGGACGTCCATCGCCAACACCCCGGCAGCCCGCTGGTTCGGGAACTGGAGCGGCGACATCGGCACGGCAACCGGCGCCTACGTCGGCCGCGCGGACTCCTACGACAAGCTGCCGATCCTGGTCGCGTACAACATCCCCCACCGGGACATCTGCGCCGGTCACTCCGGCGGCGGCGCGGGGAGCCGCGCCGCGTACGACGCCTGGATCGCCGCCTTCGCCAGTGGCATCGGCAGCCGCCCGGCCGTCGTCGTCCTCGAACCCGACGCGCTCGGCCACGAGAGCTGCATGACGGCCGCCCAGATCGCCGAGCGCAACGCCATGCTGAAGAACGCGATCGACCAGTTCAAGGCCAAGGCACCCAACACCTGGGTCTACCTCGACGCCGGGAACCCCGGCTGGGTCGACGCCACCACCATGGCGCGCCAGCTCGCCGCCGCCGGTGTCGGCGGGGCACGCGGCTTCGTGCTGAACGTCTCCAACTACTTCACCACCGGCCAGAACACCTCCTACGGCAATGCGGTCAACTCCGCCCTGGGCTCATACGGCTACACCAAGCCGTTCGTCGTCGACACCAGCCGCAACGGCAACGGTTCCAACGGCCAGTGGTGCAACCCCGCAGGCCGCCGGATCGGCACTCCCAGCCAGCGCGGCGGCGGTGCCGAGATGCTGCTGTGGATCAAGGTCCCCGGCGAGTCCGACGGCAACTGCGGCGTCGGGGCCGGCTCCTCGGCCGGGCAGTTCCTGCCGGAGGTCGCCTACAAGATGATCTACGGCTACTGA
- a CDS encoding glycoside hydrolase family 6 protein has protein sequence MRIPLHRLALAASALALLLGAAAPASAEASSAPASHTLPTNTRFYVDPDSDAAHQAVTDFLHRDFEGAKSMAKLASWPEAAWFTDGTPEQVESRVRDLVRRAERTRTVPVLVAYNIPLRDCSQYSSGGAQSDAEYQAWISAFARGLGRSKAVVILEPDGLANLPSDCGPGSDPTGAITTGRFADLNHAIDALGRQPNSVVYLDAGNSHWRSVGDIAQRLLQAGVTRTQGFSLNVSNYLATGLSTHYGTWVSQCLWFATKGPDWARGHADWCASQYYSPAAPNDGQPGNSVNVDDPSTWHWTDRWFQQNVGTPPTQELTHLVVDTSRNGQGAWTPPAGKYSGDPQTWCNAPGRGVGDRPTANTGVPLVDAYLWIKTVGQSDGQCNRGIPGGTIDPEYGIVDPAAGVWWPEQAKSLVRNANPALGFNTGVR, from the coding sequence GTGCGCATCCCCCTGCACCGATTAGCCCTGGCAGCGAGCGCGCTCGCGCTGCTCCTCGGCGCCGCCGCCCCGGCCTCTGCCGAGGCGAGCTCCGCGCCGGCCTCCCACACGCTTCCCACGAACACCCGCTTCTACGTCGATCCCGACAGCGACGCAGCCCACCAGGCCGTCACCGACTTCCTTCACCGGGACTTCGAGGGCGCCAAGTCCATGGCGAAGCTGGCCAGTTGGCCAGAGGCTGCCTGGTTCACCGACGGCACCCCGGAGCAGGTCGAATCCCGCGTACGCGACCTGGTGCGCCGAGCCGAGCGAACCCGGACGGTTCCCGTCCTGGTGGCCTACAACATCCCGCTGCGCGACTGCTCCCAGTACTCCTCCGGCGGTGCGCAGTCGGACGCCGAGTACCAGGCCTGGATCAGCGCCTTCGCCCGGGGGCTCGGCCGCAGCAAGGCCGTCGTCATTCTCGAACCGGACGGGCTGGCCAACCTCCCCTCCGACTGCGGTCCCGGCAGCGACCCCACCGGCGCGATCACCACAGGACGCTTCGCCGACCTCAACCACGCGATCGACGCCCTGGGGCGGCAGCCGAACAGCGTCGTCTACCTGGACGCCGGCAACAGCCACTGGCGCAGCGTCGGCGACATCGCACAACGCCTCCTCCAGGCCGGCGTCACCCGCACCCAGGGCTTCTCGCTGAACGTCTCCAACTATCTGGCCACCGGCCTGTCCACCCACTACGGCACCTGGGTCTCCCAGTGCCTGTGGTTCGCCACCAAGGGCCCGGACTGGGCCAGGGGGCACGCCGACTGGTGCGCGAGCCAGTACTACTCACCCGCAGCGCCGAACGACGGGCAGCCGGGAAACTCCGTGAACGTGGACGATCCGTCCACGTGGCACTGGACCGACCGCTGGTTCCAGCAGAACGTCGGTACCCCGCCCACGCAGGAGCTCACCCACCTGGTCGTCGACACGAGCCGCAACGGCCAGGGCGCCTGGACCCCGCCCGCGGGCAAGTACAGCGGCGACCCGCAAACCTGGTGCAACGCCCCGGGTCGCGGCGTCGGCGACCGGCCGACCGCGAACACCGGCGTCCCGCTCGTCGACGCCTACCTGTGGATCAAGACGGTTGGTCAGTCCGACGGCCAGTGCAACCGCGGCATCCCGGGCGGCACCATCGACCCGGAGTACGGCATCGTCGATCCCGCGGCCGGCGTGTGGTGGCCGGAGCAGGCCAAGTCCCTCGTCCGGAACGCCAACCCCGCACTGGGGTTCAACACGGGCGTGCGCTGA